The Aquamicrobium lusatiense genome segment TCGCACCGTCTCCCTGCACCCCGGCCGTGAGCGCCTCGGCAACGTCCCCATATTCGCCCAGCGCCACCGGCAGCACGCGGAAGCGGGCGAACTCGCTCTCGAACAGGCGCAGATGCTGCCGGGCGATCCGGGCCGCTTCCTCGTTCAATGCCGCAATGGCCTGATTTCGGGCAAGATCCGCCGCTACAGCCCAAACGCCGGCGGCCAGCACGGCGACAACGCCCGCCATGATAAGCCGGCGCCATATGAGCCCGCGCATTTCACCACTTTTCTGCATCAGTGCATAATATTGCACAAATGCGGGAATAGCTATGCAGATTTCTGCAAAAAATCGTGCGATTCTGAATCGCTCATCCCCGAAAGCATAGCATTATCATGCGGTTGCCCTTTTCACAGGCTGCTGCTGGCCTCCTTGTGCGGCAAAGTGCATGAAAAGTGGTCATCGGCATGCCAGCCATCAGGCGGGCACGGTCGCAACAGCGCATGATCGGCTTCCGGCCTGTCAGCAGGCGCGCTCCGGCCCAGCGCCAGTACGGGCGCTGTGCGGCTGGTTTCCGGCAAGATCCAACCCGCGCAGGCGGCCATGGCCGCCACGCACGGCACAAGGAGGAGAGAATGGTTTCATTACCCCATGACAGCACAGTTGCAGGTGTGGCGCCCGAACTGGCAAAGCCCTCAGGGCTCGACCGCCGCAGCCGGCTGAAAGCCATCATCGGCGGTTCCACCGGCAATCTGGTCGAGTGGTTCGACTGGTATGTCTATGCCGCGTTCGCTCTGTACTTCGCCCCGCACTTCTTCCCGGCCGGAGACCAGACCGCCCAGCTGCTGTCGTCGGCGGCAGTGTTCGCCGTCGGTTTTCTCATGCGCCCCATCGGCGCGTGGATCATGGGCATCTACTCGGACCGCAAGGGCCGCAAGGCGGGTCTGGCGCTTTCTGTGACGCTTATGTGCGCGGGCTCGCTTATCATCGCACTGACGCCGGACTACAACGCCATCGGCATTCTGGCGCCGATCCTTCTGGTGATCGCGCGGCTCATGCAGGGCCTGTCGGTCGGCGGTGAATATGGCGCCTCGGCGACCTACCTGTCGGAAATGGCGGGCAAGAGCCGTCGCGGCTTCTACTCTTCCTTCGCCTATGTCACGCTGATTTCCGGCCAGCTTCTGGCGCTGCTGGTGCTCATCGTGCTTCAGAACACGATGACCGATGAAGCGCTGAATTCCTGGGGCTGGCGCATTCCCTTCTTCATCGGCGCCTGTCTTGCCGTGGTGGTGTTCTGGCTGCGCCGCGGCCTCGACGAAACCGAGAGCTTCAAGAACGCGCAGGCCCATATTGCCCAGACAAAGGACGCACCCAAGTCCGGCTTCTGGGAACTGATCAGCAAGCACCCGAAGGAAACCGCGCTGGTCATGCTGCTGACCGCCGGCGGCACGCTCGCCTTCTATGCCTATTCGATCTACATGCAGAAGTTCCTCGTCAACACCTCCGGCTTTACCAAGGCCAAGGCGTCCGAAATCAGCGCCATCACGCTGTTCGTGTTCATGTGCCTTCAGCCGGTGGCGGGCGCCCTCTCGGACCGGATCGGACGCAAGCCGCTGATGATCTTCTTCGGCGTGTGCGGCGTGCTCTTCACCTATCCGATCTTCTCCACGCTGGAGGTGACGACCGACGCCTTCACCGCCGGCCTGCTCGCCATGGCCGCTCTGGTGATCGTGACGGGCTACACCTCGATCAACGCGGTGGTGAAGGCCGAGCTGTTCCCGGCCCACATCCGCGCGCTGGGCGTCGCCCTTCCCTATGCGCTGGCCAACACGATCTTCGGCGGCACGGCCGAGTTCGTCGCCTTGCAGTTCAAGAGCTCCGGCTGGGAACAGGGATTCTACTGGTATGTGACGGCCATGATCGGCGTCTCATTGGTCGTCTATGTGTTCATGAGCGACACGGCCAAGAACAGCGCCATCAAGGAAGACTGACAGGCACGGAACTGAAGGTTTTCCGCCGGATCCCCATCCGGGCGAAGACGCTGATCAGACAGGATGTACGCAGCGCAGATTCTCGATCGTCCAATGAATGCCGGGCCCATCCATGCCCGGCTTCAAATTGATGATCTGCGCTGCGGCGTCATCATGCGCCCGACTGCTCATGATTGTTGCTGCAATGAGTTTGCTCAAATGAAGAGCAGGGTTCCAGCATAACCATTGGAACAGGCATTTCAGTGCCTACACCCTCAGGCCATCTGATGGTGTCGCTGACCTGATCCCGCCAGCCAGTGCCCCCCTGCCGGCCGGGCTGTGCGATCCGGACCGGCAGCAAATGCAGAACCTTGCCTTGCTGTCCGATAAGCCTTCCGTGGGAAGGCTAACACTTATAGCCAGTCGCTAATCCAGGTTAATCGGCTCATCCTTTGACATCGCCTATGGTCCGGCTACTGGAACCTTGTGCGCAAATCTGCAGGCAGGGTCGGGGCGGATGCTCGCGGGTGAAACGCGCAGGACGGGCGCGCGTTCACGCAAGCGGGACACGAGGCAGATGGATCAAAGGGGAGCTGGCCATGGCCGAGCGCATTTCGTGCTTTGTGATGAGTGGCGGGGTCGGGTCGCGGCTGTGGCCGCTCTCCCGGGAAGACAATCCCAAGCAATTTCACGATCTGTCCGGCGACGGCTCGATGCTGATGAAGACGGTGCGCCGGCTGCAGGCGCGCGAGGCAGGGCATACGCCCATCCACGTCATTGCCGCCGAACGCAACGCGGCGCGCATCCGCACCGAGCTTGCCGGCCTCGACTATAGCGGTGGCGGCGCCATCTTCGAGCCTGTCGGTCGCAACACCGCCGCAGCTGTGGCAATCGCGGCGCTGCACACCATCAACAGCCATGGCGACGGCATCGTGCTCATCGTGCCATCGGATCACGTCATCTCGACCGATCTCGATTTCTGGGAGAGCGTCGAAGCCGGCATTCCGGCGGCTCAGGCGGGGCAGGTGGTGGTGTTCGGCATGAAGCCGACACGTCCGGAAACCGGCTACGGCTATATCGAGGCAGGCGAGGTGTTTGCCGGGCAGGACCGGGCCGGAAACGCCTTCGACTGTCCGGGCGTTCGCCGTGTGGTGCGTTTCGTCGAAAAGCCGGATGCGGAAACCGCAGGCCGCTATGTGGCGACATCGGATTTTTTCTGGAACACCGGCATTTTCCTGTTCAGGGCAAGCGTCATCCGCGCCGCGTTCCTCACGCATCACCGTGAGATCTGGCTGCAGGCGGAACACGCGCTCGATAGTGCCGCGCGCGATCTGTCGGGAACCTGGCTGCCGCTCGACGCCTATGCGCCGATCCCCTCCATTTCGGTCGACTATGCGATCATGGAGCACCTGTGCAACATCGCCATGGTGCCGGCGCGCTTCCGCTGGAGCGATCTGGGCTCGTGGCAATCGCTGCTGGAAGCCAGCCGCACCGACGAGCATGGCAATGTCGTGATCGGCGACGTCGTCGCCATAGATTGCGAGCGTTCCTATCTGCGCAGCAGTGGAAGGCTGCTGTCGGTCGTGGGCCTGAGGGATGTCGCGGTGGTGTCCACCGACGATGCGACCTTCGTGGCTCCTGTCGCCGAGAGCCAGAACGTCAGGCATGTCGTCGAGCAGCTTGAAAAATGGGGCCGGCTGGAGGTGAAGTTCACGCCCGCCCATGACCGCGTGGTGCTGCCCGGCGCATGGCGTGAGCGCGTCGCGCACTGGCTTTTCGAGGAAACGCTGCCGCGCTGGTCGAAGGCCGGCGTGGATGAACGCCATGGCGGTTTTCACGAGGCTTTCGCGTTCGATGGCACGCCGCTCGGCAAGCCGAAACGCATGCGCACCATGGCGCGAC includes the following:
- a CDS encoding AGE family epimerase/isomerase, with product MAERISCFVMSGGVGSRLWPLSREDNPKQFHDLSGDGSMLMKTVRRLQAREAGHTPIHVIAAERNAARIRTELAGLDYSGGGAIFEPVGRNTAAAVAIAALHTINSHGDGIVLIVPSDHVISTDLDFWESVEAGIPAAQAGQVVVFGMKPTRPETGYGYIEAGEVFAGQDRAGNAFDCPGVRRVVRFVEKPDAETAGRYVATSDFFWNTGIFLFRASVIRAAFLTHHREIWLQAEHALDSAARDLSGTWLPLDAYAPIPSISVDYAIMEHLCNIAMVPARFRWSDLGSWQSLLEASRTDEHGNVVIGDVVAIDCERSYLRSSGRLLSVVGLRDVAVVSTDDATFVAPVAESQNVRHVVEQLEKWGRLEVKFTPAHDRVVLPGAWRERVAHWLFEETLPRWSKAGVDERHGGFHEAFAFDGTPLGKPKRMRTMARQVYAYSVARLRGWDGPADELIAHGIAFMERGRTERGGWARTLNVDGSIADPCEDAYDHACVLLAFAWAHRAGNRDALARGEEAMAFVESYLEDERLTGFLETCDGTDLRRSNPHMHMLEAFLAWHEVTGERSYLRRAARIVDLFRTHFFDAESWTLGEYFDNEWKPVQGGQGLWTEPGHHFEWASLLVDFAARSKQSDLIAYARKLYASAVASGLNRATGLAYGAVSRDGLPLDLISRSWPQAEAIKAAIALDRADGPDLKPEIEARVGRLFRWHIDPAPTGFWIDRIDERGRAVANEVPASIFYHLVTALMQYLDKTEGALVHPLPAAGQTGAAKAADENIRAVSREPALREIA
- a CDS encoding MFS transporter, yielding MVSLPHDSTVAGVAPELAKPSGLDRRSRLKAIIGGSTGNLVEWFDWYVYAAFALYFAPHFFPAGDQTAQLLSSAAVFAVGFLMRPIGAWIMGIYSDRKGRKAGLALSVTLMCAGSLIIALTPDYNAIGILAPILLVIARLMQGLSVGGEYGASATYLSEMAGKSRRGFYSSFAYVTLISGQLLALLVLIVLQNTMTDEALNSWGWRIPFFIGACLAVVVFWLRRGLDETESFKNAQAHIAQTKDAPKSGFWELISKHPKETALVMLLTAGGTLAFYAYSIYMQKFLVNTSGFTKAKASEISAITLFVFMCLQPVAGALSDRIGRKPLMIFFGVCGVLFTYPIFSTLEVTTDAFTAGLLAMAALVIVTGYTSINAVVKAELFPAHIRALGVALPYALANTIFGGTAEFVALQFKSSGWEQGFYWYVTAMIGVSLVVYVFMSDTAKNSAIKED